Within Conexibacter woesei DSM 14684, the genomic segment CGGACGAGGACCGGATGGCGGTCGCCTGCTACGGCCACGCGATGGACCATGTCGTCGCGCTCACCGATGACGACGCCTTCCGCTGGCTCGACCGCGTCCTGCTCGACCTCCACTTCGACGCCTGCTCGTTCCAGCGCGACATGCGGCCGGGCCGCTGGCGCCGAACGGGCGTCGGCGTCACACGCGGGGACGGCGGACTCGTCTTCGAGGGGCCGCCACCCGAGCAGGTGCCGGAGCTGATGGACGAGGTCGTCGCGTGGCTCGCCGAGAGCGACGACGGCGCGCATCCGGTCGTGCGCGCGGCGATGGCGCACCTGCACGTCGTCTCGGTCCATCCGTTCGCCGACGGCAACGGCCGCGTCGCCCGCATCGTGCAGTCGCTCGTGCTCGCGCGCGAGGGGCCGCTGGCGCCCGAGCTGTCGTCGATCGAGGAATACCTCGGCGAGCACACCGCCGACTACTACGACGCTCTGCAGGGCGTGCGCACGACGTACGACCCCACGCGCGACGCAAGCGCCTGGGTCGAGTTCTGCCTCCACGCGCATCTCTCGCAGGGCCGCCGGCGGCTGCAGCTGCTCGACGCGGCCGGTGCCCGCTGGGACAAGCTCGAAGGGCTTGCCGAGGAGCGCGGCTGGCCGGACCGGCTCGTGATCGCGTTGGAGCAGAGCCTCTTCGGGCCGACCGACCGCACCGCGTACGGCAACGAGGCGGGTGTCTCAGCGGCGACCGCGACGGCCGACCTCCGCCGCCTGCTCGACGCCGGCCTCGTGACCGCGGTCGGCAGAGGGCGCAATGTGCGCTACCGCGCGAGCGACACGCTGCGCGAGCGGATCGCCGCACGCTGACGCCGCCGGCGCGCTTGCGCCGGCCCCGCTCGCCGTGCTAGGGTGCCCGCCGGCCTTCGGGCCGTTCTTATGCGTACTTCCCACTGACAGCCACCCCGAGAGCCCCGATCGCGGCTCTCCCACTGTCCTCGGAAACACGCGTACCAGGAGTCTCGTATGTCATCGGCGTTGCTCGACGCCACACGCATCACCCGCCGTCACGGCACCCGCACGGTGCTCGACGGCGTCGACCTGCGGGTCGACAGCAGCAGCCGCATCGCGCTCGTCGGCCCCAACGGCGCCGGCAAGTCGACGCTGCTGCGGATCCTCGCCGGGATCGAGGAGGCCGACGGCGGCAGCGTCGCCCGCCACGGCACGATCGGCTACCTGCCGCAGCTCGCGACTGACGCCGCCGCTGCCGCTGAGGGCAGCGACGACGCGACCGTGCGTGCGACGATCCTCGAACGGATCGGCGTCGCGGCGGCGACGCGCGAGCTGGACCGCATGACGGCCGCGCTCGACCGCGGCTGGCTCGACGCGATCGACGGACACGCCGAGGCGCTGCTGCGGTGGGTCACGCTCGGCGGCGCCGACGCCGAGGCGCGGCTCGCCGCCGCGGCCGACCAGCTGGGGCTCGCGCCCGAGCTGCTCGACCGCCCGCTGCGGACGCTCTCCGGCGGGCAGGCGGCCCGCGCCGGCCTCGCCGCGCTGCGCACGTCGCGCTTCGACGTCGTGCTGCTCGACGAGCCGACCAACCACCTCGACGCCGACGGGCTCGACCGTCTCACGCAGCTGCTCGCCGAGCGCGACGGCGGGATCGTGCTCGTCTCGCACGATCGCGCGCTGCTCGCCGCCGCGGCGCGCGAGATCGTCGCGCTCGACGCGCGCACCGGGAAGGCGACCGCCTACGCGGGCGGCTGGGACGCCTACGAGCGCGAGCGCGACGCGGCCCGCGAGCGGGCGTTCTCCGAGCACGCCGATGCGCTCGCCAAGCGCACGCAGCTGACCGCGGCCTCGACCGAGGCGCGGCGTCGCTCCGCTACGACGACACGCAAGATCAACCGCCGCCCCAGCGACGGCGACAAGCACGTGAAGGAGTGGTTCGCCTCGCGCGCCGACGGTGTCGCGCACCGTGCGAGCGTGATAGCCAAGCGCGCCGAGCGCGTCGAGGTGCCCGACAAGCCATGGCAGGATCGCCCGCTGCGGCTGCGGCTGACCGCCGCCGAGCGGCGCGGCGGCGCCGTCGTCGAGCTGAGCGGCGCGGTCGTGCGGCGCGCGTCGTTCGCACTCGGCCCGCTCGACCTCGAGCTGCGCCACGGCGACCGCGTGCTGCTGAGCGGCCCCAACGGCAGCGGCAAGTCGACGCTGCTGGCGGCGCTGATCGGCGACCTGCCGCTCGACGCCGGCAGCCGCCGCGTCGGCCCCGGCGCGGTCGTCGCACAGCTCGGGCAGGAGCGCGACCGG encodes:
- a CDS encoding Fic family protein, coding for MIFATPRPNRTTRRLLRELDGVRRELGESAARPARWLGPLRREFRATDVASSTAIEGFTVPRTEVSALLDGRTRLDPADEDRMAVACYGHAMDHVVALTDDDAFRWLDRVLLDLHFDACSFQRDMRPGRWRRTGVGVTRGDGGLVFEGPPPEQVPELMDEVVAWLAESDDGAHPVVRAAMAHLHVVSVHPFADGNGRVARIVQSLVLAREGPLAPELSSIEEYLGEHTADYYDALQGVRTTYDPTRDASAWVEFCLHAHLSQGRRRLQLLDAAGARWDKLEGLAEERGWPDRLVIALEQSLFGPTDRTAYGNEAGVSAATATADLRRLLDAGLVTAVGRGRNVRYRASDTLRERIAAR
- a CDS encoding ABC-F family ATP-binding cassette domain-containing protein, with product MSSALLDATRITRRHGTRTVLDGVDLRVDSSSRIALVGPNGAGKSTLLRILAGIEEADGGSVARHGTIGYLPQLATDAAAAAEGSDDATVRATILERIGVAAATRELDRMTAALDRGWLDAIDGHAEALLRWVTLGGADAEARLAAAADQLGLAPELLDRPLRTLSGGQAARAGLAALRTSRFDVVLLDEPTNHLDADGLDRLTQLLAERDGGIVLVSHDRALLAAAAREIVALDARTGKATAYAGGWDAYERERDAARERAFSEHADALAKRTQLTAASTEARRRSATTTRKINRRPSDGDKHVKEWFASRADGVAHRASVIAKRAERVEVPDKPWQDRPLRLRLTAAERRGGAVVELSGAVVRRASFALGPLDLELRHGDRVLLSGPNGSGKSTLLAALIGDLPLDAGSRRVGPGAVVAQLGQERDRLARDPRPLAAAVRELTGLGEADARTALASYGLEADAAERPADTLSPGERTRAELAVLAHRRATCLLLDEPTNHLDVASLETLETALDAWPGALVVATHDRRLRAALRLERELAL